A single window of Synergistaceae bacterium DNA harbors:
- a CDS encoding SPFH domain-containing protein, producing MALIQVIQWDDKLNSNDVLAWRYVNKNNAGKSDELGNWSQLIVRESQEAILFRDGQAVDLYGAGRHTLSTDNLPFLRSIMNLPTGGESPYKAGIWFVNKVNLLDMKWGTQNPLLLKDPEYQIPIYVRAFGQFGLRITESRQFVIKLAGNKTSITRSDIENYFRGLILSRMGDMIATYIAQKKVNIFEINSYLEDMSNEAVGKLSQAFKEFGIEPVNFYFGSINVIDDDEGIKKLKSALSERASMNVMGYNYQQKRSFDVLESAAKNEGGSSLIGAGAGLGAGLGMGGALGQMAAQMNQYINPQQTTPPTPPQNPNPPANPVNPTPSANNNCPHCGKPLVPGAVFCPFCGKKPVCTKCGAALIPGAKFCPQCGQQV from the coding sequence ATGGCATTAATTCAAGTTATACAATGGGACGATAAATTAAATTCTAATGATGTCCTTGCGTGGCGTTATGTCAACAAGAATAATGCGGGCAAAAGCGACGAGCTCGGCAACTGGTCGCAATTAATAGTGCGTGAGTCTCAAGAGGCTATATTATTCAGGGACGGCCAAGCTGTTGACTTATACGGGGCGGGTCGTCATACTCTTTCAACGGATAATTTACCATTTTTGCGCTCAATTATGAATCTACCCACCGGCGGCGAGAGTCCATATAAGGCGGGAATCTGGTTCGTCAACAAAGTTAATTTATTAGACATGAAATGGGGAACGCAAAATCCCTTGTTACTCAAGGATCCTGAATATCAAATTCCCATTTATGTGCGTGCATTCGGTCAGTTCGGGCTGAGAATCACAGAGAGCCGGCAATTTGTCATTAAACTCGCAGGAAATAAGACGAGTATAACGCGCTCAGACATAGAAAATTACTTCAGAGGGCTGATTTTGAGTCGTATGGGCGACATGATAGCGACTTATATAGCACAGAAAAAAGTAAATATTTTCGAGATTAATTCATATCTTGAAGACATGTCAAATGAAGCAGTCGGCAAATTATCGCAGGCATTTAAGGAATTCGGGATCGAGCCTGTTAATTTCTATTTCGGGTCTATTAATGTTATTGACGATGACGAGGGAATCAAAAAATTAAAATCTGCTTTGAGTGAACGTGCCAGCATGAACGTAATGGGCTATAACTATCAGCAAAAACGCTCGTTTGACGTGTTAGAATCAGCGGCAAAAAATGAAGGCGGCTCATCACTTATCGGAGCAGGAGCAGGACTCGGAGCAGGTCTCGGAATGGGCGGAGCTTTAGGGCAAATGGCCGCACAAATGAATCAATATATTAACCCTCAACAGACAACACCGCCGACTCCTCCGCAAAATCCAAATCCGCCGGCAAATCCTGTAAATCCGACTCCATCAGCAAATAATAATTGCCCTCATTGCGGGAAGCCATTAGTGCCGGGAGCTGTATTTTGTCCCTTCTGCGGTAAAAAGCCGGTTTGTACTAAATGCGGTGCTGCGTTAATTCCGGGCGCAAAATTCTGTCCTCAATGCGGTCAACAAGTATAA